One window of Quercus robur chromosome 5, dhQueRobu3.1, whole genome shotgun sequence genomic DNA carries:
- the LOC126726110 gene encoding glutamate receptor 2.9-like, producing the protein MPIPFITVCTVSRPLFSPVLVYFLFILFLLPHGHHGAQANSYKNKEINIGVIIDVNSRIGKEEQTAMEIAAQNEAPKGRSVSLHFLDSDRDPQQVASAAENLIKEKKLIAIIGMHSWQKTALVADVGNRTQVPVLSFASLAITSPTIQLRWPLLIRMANEGSAQVKCIADIVRACNWRRVIVIYEEDAYGGDSGMSALLAEALQNIGVEIECRLVLPSFSSVSNAEGLVQEELVKLENETLSRVFIVLQTSLTMVTNLFREAKKLRLVGGETESAWIIPDSITNMLDSIDKSIISSMNGTIGIKTLYSNHNKEYVKFEKRFRASRSEEENSKPGIYALRAYDSIKIITRAIKSSSDDSSSLLKNILSDSFSGLSGEIRFEGKMLSQNPKFKIVKVDGEKSNELDIWTPDNNGGVKNTNTKEKAWPGLDKVPKGWAMPSKAKPMRIAVPAHARFKEFVEDMNRNNSNGEIFRGFSIEIFHKVMEQLKYTDNLQYIFESKNGSYDDLVELVHNKTYDAVVGDITILSKRSKDVEFTQPYTESGLTMVVPAKSKESPWMFMKPFTRGVWLLVAFILIYTMFIVWFLEHPSNPEFKGSLKDQIVTAMWFAFCSLFFAHRERIYNHLTRVVIAVWLFLVFVLTASYTANLSSMLTIQSMEPSVTSMESLKSNNLTVGYDKGAFVGKYLEEMHNFSSTNIKEIDSEEKYIKEFESKGISAAFLEAPYAKVFLHKYCKGYIADTSHTATYRFGGFGFAFQKGSPFAREFSEGILRLSEKGDLKILENDLTPPNECSMNVSSDETRSLGLKSFWGLCLISFSTSTICFLLSLIHLIKNYQRYEEANRGSVTPSGSVWDKAARIAMYFYDKEMGLSRAQSSSELSLVMIQS; encoded by the exons ATGCCTATTCCTTTCATTACTGTTTGTACTGTTTCGAGACCTTTGTTCAGTCCTGTGCTcgtttactttcttttcattctctttctcCTCCCCCATGGTCATCATGGAGCCCAAGCTAATTCCTATaagaacaaagaaataaatatcGGTGTCATCATTGATGTGAATTCCCGCATAGGGAAGGAAGAGCAAACAGCGATGGAAATCGCAGCTCAGAATGAAGCTCCAAAGGGTCGAAGTGTGTCTCTCCATTTTCTGGACTCCGACAGAGACCCCCAACAAGTCGCTTCTGCTG CTGAAAATCTtatcaaagagaagaaattgaTTGCTATCATTGGCATGCACTCATGGCAGAAAACAGCTTTAGTTGCTGATGTTGGAAACAGGACTCAAGTTCCAGTTCTTTCATTTGCATCACTTGCCATAACCTCACCAACGATTCAACTTCGTTGGCCTTTGTTGATTCGGATGGCGAACGAAGGTTCTGCACAAGTAAAATGCATAGCAGATATTGTCCGTGCATGCAATTGGAGAAGAGTGATTGTTATTTACGAAGAGGATGCATATGGTGGTGATTCAGGAATGTCGGCTCTCTTAGCTGAAGCACTTCAGAACATTGGGGTGGAGATTGAGTGTCGTCTGGTTCTTCCATCATTTTCCTCTGTGTCTAATGCTGAAGGACTTGTACAAGAAGAGCTGGTGAAGCTAGAGAATGAAACGCTGAGTCGGGTTTTTATTGTTCTTCAGACATCATTAACGATGGTGACTAACTTATTCAGAGAAGCTAAAAAATTGAGACTTGTTGGAGGAGAGACAGAGTCAGCTTGGATAATCCCAGACAGCATTACAAACATGCTGGACTCTATTGACAAATCCATTATTTCATCTATGAATGGCACTATAGGAATCAAAACACTATACTCCAATCACAATAAAGAATATGTCAAGTTTGAGAAAAGATTCAGAGCCAGTCGTTCAGAGGAAGAAAACTCGAAGCCGGGAATTTATGCTCTACGTGCATATGATAGCATTAAAATCATTACTCGGGCCATAAAGAGTAGTTCTGATGACTCTAGTAGccttttgaaaaatatattatcagACAGTTTCTCAGGTTTAAGTGGAGAAATACGTTTTGAAGGGAAAATGCTTTCACAAAATCCCAAATTCAAGATTGTGAAAGTGGATGGGGAGAAAAGCAATGAATTAGACATCTGGACACCAGATAATAATGGGGGTGTTAAGAATACGAATACAAAAGAAAAGGCTTGGCCAGGGCTAGATAAGGTTCCCAAAGGCTGGGCAATGCCTTCAAAAGCAAAACCAATGAGAATCGCAGTTCCAGCTCATGCCAGGTTCAAAGAGTTTGTGGAGGACATGAACAGAAACAACTCAAATGGCGAAATATTTCGTGGTTTCAGCATTGAAATCTTCCATAAGGTGATGGAACAATTGAAATATACAGATAATCTGCAATATATATTTGAGTCCAAAAATGGATCCTATGATGACTTGGTTGAACTTGTCCATAACAAG ACTTATGATGCTGTTGTTGGTGATATAACCATACTATCCAAGAGGTCAAAGGATGTGGAATTTACTCAGCCATACACAGAGTCAGGGTTGACTATGGTAGTTCCAGCGAAGTCTAAAGAGTCACCGTGGATGTTCATGAAGCCTTTTACCCGGGGAGTGTGGTTGTTGGTTGCTTTCATCTTGATTTACACCATGTTCATAGTTTGGTTCTTGGAGCATCCATCCAATCCGGAATTTAAAGGCTCGTTGAAGGATCAGATTGTGACCGCCATGTGGTTTGCCTTCTGCTCTCTGTTCTTTGCTCACA GAGAGAGGATTTACAACCACCTTACACGAGTGGTGATCGCAGTGTGGCTATTTCTAGTGTTTGTGTTAACTGCAAGCTACACTGCCAATCTCTCTTCAATGCTCACTATTCAGAGTATGGAACCGAGTGTCACATCTATGGAGTCGCTTAAGAGTAACAACTTAACCGTTGGTTATGACAAGGGTGCCTTTGTAGGCAAATACCTGGAGGAAATGCATAATTTCAGCTCTACCAACATCAAGGAAATTGATAGcgaagagaaatatataaaggAATTTGAAAGCAAAGGTATATCAGCTGCCTTTCTTGAAGCCCCATATGCGAAAGTCTTCCTCCATAAATACTGCAAGGGATACATCGCTGACACCAGTCATACAGCCACCTACAGATTTGGAGGCTTTGGATTT GCATTTCAAAAAGGCTCTCCGTTTGCTAGAGAGTTTTCGGAAGGAATTCTGAGACTATCAGAGAAAGGAGATCTAAAGATACTTGAAAATGATTTGACTCCCCCGAATGAGTGTTCAATGAATGTGTCTTCCGATGAAACCAGAAGCTTGGGCCTAAAAAGTTTCTGGGGTCTCTGCTTGATATCTTTCTCCACTTCCACTATTTGTTTTTTGCTATCCTTGATTCATTTAATAAAGAACTATCAACGCTATGAAGAGGCAAACCGAGGTAGTGTAACTCCGAGTGGCAGTGTTTGGGACAAGGCAGCTAGAATAGCAATGTACTTTTATGATAAAGAGATGGGGCTAAGTAGAGCTCAATCTTCAAGCGAACTGAGTCTGGTTATGATACAAAGCTAA